One region of Bacteroidales bacterium genomic DNA includes:
- a CDS encoding DUF5856 family protein, translating to MNTTKIAESLGKMFSFNNSLKLYHWHITGKGSYAQHIALDQAIDDLSDVLDRIVETSYAMYGDLPIVIPETKVPGDIVKHATDFFIYVGEQRDLYPEAFTQAIIDDYQEAIQQLLYRLKRLQ from the coding sequence ATGAACACAACAAAAATTGCAGAATCACTAGGGAAAATGTTTTCATTCAATAATAGTTTGAAACTTTATCATTGGCATATAACGGGAAAAGGAAGTTACGCACAACATATTGCTTTAGATCAGGCTATTGATGATTTGTCAGATGTGTTGGACCGCATAGTTGAAACCTCCTATGCCATGTATGGGGATTTACCTATTGTTATTCCGGAAACAAAGGTGCCGGGAGATATTGTAAAACACGCTACAGACTTTTTTATTTATGTTGGCGAACAACGGGATTTATATCCTGAAGCTTTTACTCAGGCCATTATAGATGATTATCAGGAAGCCATACAGCAATTACTGTATCGGTTGAAAAGATTACAATAA
- a CDS encoding FecR domain-containing protein, giving the protein MSGKENIDQFSTFSFDDFIQNEYFIASILHPNEDSQIFWNSFESKSYPNFEDYLLAKEFILSLNNSQKIPERNEVTDLWNNISKNTFSTKKTIYHYIAIAVSMAACVILFFLFWNPTDPLPQDDILSFAKNITEKDEKPNDIRLVLSDEKTVILEENVAEINYNPDGITISDQKISEANLSSYNQLIVPNGKRSVLTLSDSSKIWVNAGTRLIYPSVFQNDRREIYVEGEVLLDVARDIHRPFVVRTSKLDIKVLGTEFNVSTHGNEEITVVIVSGAVNVSSSNRDHFLKANDVYAYKNGTESINHEDDIYKHISWREGLYIFDSERLDVITTRLSRYYGIPIQCHETVASMKCSGKLDLKEKVESLLQGLALTVPIKYSFKEDMILIDVK; this is encoded by the coding sequence ATGTCTGGAAAAGAAAATATTGACCAGTTTTCAACATTCAGTTTTGATGATTTTATTCAAAATGAATATTTTATAGCATCAATTCTTCACCCTAATGAAGATTCTCAAATTTTCTGGAATTCTTTTGAATCTAAAAGTTATCCCAATTTTGAAGATTATTTATTAGCAAAGGAGTTTATATTAAGCCTAAATAATTCACAAAAAATTCCAGAAAGAAATGAGGTTACTGATTTATGGAATAATATCTCAAAAAACACATTTTCAACAAAAAAAACTATTTATCATTATATAGCCATAGCTGTAAGTATGGCTGCATGTGTGATTCTTTTCTTCTTATTCTGGAATCCAACAGACCCGCTACCTCAGGATGATATTCTTTCTTTTGCCAAGAATATTACAGAAAAAGATGAGAAGCCGAATGATATCAGGTTGGTTTTATCTGATGAAAAAACAGTCATCCTTGAAGAAAATGTAGCAGAAATAAATTATAATCCGGACGGTATCACTATTAGCGATCAAAAAATCAGTGAAGCCAACCTTTCTTCCTATAATCAGTTGATTGTGCCTAATGGCAAGAGATCTGTATTAACTTTATCCGACAGTTCAAAGATATGGGTCAATGCCGGTACACGTTTGATTTACCCATCCGTTTTTCAAAACGACAGAAGAGAAATATATGTAGAAGGAGAAGTTCTTTTGGATGTTGCCCGGGATATACACCGGCCATTCGTTGTCAGAACTTCCAAACTGGACATTAAGGTGTTGGGTACGGAATTTAATGTTTCAACACATGGAAATGAAGAAATTACAGTTGTGATTGTTTCCGGAGCTGTGAATGTTTCCTCTTCCAACCGTGATCATTTTTTGAAAGCCAATGATGTGTATGCATACAAGAACGGAACCGAGAGCATAAATCATGAAGATGATATTTACAAACATATATCCTGGAGGGAAGGATTGTACATTTTTGACAGTGAAAGACTGGATGTTATAACGACACGCCTATCCCGTTACTATGGCATACCCATACAATGTCATGAAACAGTTGCAAGTATGAAATGCTCCGGAAAACTTGATCTAAAAGAAAAAGTGGAATCTCTGCTGCAAGGACTTGCTTTAACGGTACCCATTAAGTATTCCTTTAAAGAAGATATGATACTTATTGATGTCAAATAA
- a CDS encoding sugar phosphate isomerase/epimerase: protein MNTLIKSIMILSIVFTTQVSLMASGKPNSKFGGVQIGAITYSYRSMPDQSLQAVLDYAIQSGLSSVELMGGPVEQYAGMPKTKDANEIRNWRLSVSMDKFKEIKKMFKQKGVKIDILKLGAPNWSDEEIDYAFKVCKTLGARGITTEISESAAKRLAPFAEKHKLYVIMHNHGQPGNPDFSFDRVLDCGKKVMLNLDVGHYYGATGNHPNDLIERLHDRIASIHLKDKTGPKASDPDKNKEFGKGDTPVVEILQLIQKKKWPITFDIELEYNIPPGSDAVKEVAKCVDYCKKALTAQK from the coding sequence ATGAATACATTGATCAAGTCAATAATGATCCTGTCCATCGTTTTCACCACTCAGGTGTCTTTGATGGCTTCAGGGAAACCTAATTCAAAGTTCGGAGGGGTTCAGATCGGTGCAATTACTTATAGTTACAGAAGTATGCCCGACCAATCTTTACAGGCTGTCCTGGATTATGCCATTCAATCCGGATTAAGTTCCGTAGAACTGATGGGTGGACCGGTAGAGCAATATGCCGGTATGCCTAAAACAAAAGATGCCAATGAAATCCGTAACTGGCGTTTATCCGTTTCCATGGACAAATTCAAGGAGATCAAAAAAATGTTCAAGCAAAAAGGTGTAAAAATAGATATACTGAAGCTTGGTGCCCCTAATTGGTCTGATGAAGAGATAGATTACGCATTTAAAGTGTGCAAAACACTTGGTGCAAGAGGTATTACAACAGAGATCTCGGAATCAGCGGCAAAGCGGCTGGCTCCTTTCGCAGAGAAACATAAGTTGTATGTGATCATGCATAATCATGGTCAGCCGGGTAATCCTGATTTCAGTTTTGATCGTGTACTTGACTGTGGAAAGAAGGTAATGCTGAACCTGGATGTAGGTCATTATTACGGAGCTACCGGTAATCATCCCAATGATTTGATAGAGAGGCTTCATGACCGTATTGCAAGTATTCACCTAAAGGATAAAACGGGGCCAAAAGCTTCTGATCCGGATAAAAACAAAGAATTCGGAAAAGGAGATACGCCTGTTGTCGAAATACTTCAGTTAATTCAGAAGAAAAAATGGCCGATTACTTTTGACATAGAACTCGAATATAACATTCCTCCGGGTTCCGATGCCGTAAAAGAAGTGGCTAAATGTGTCGATTATTGTAAAAAAGCGCTTACCGCTCAAAAATGA
- a CDS encoding alpha/beta hydrolase, producing the protein MLSDIQYKEDILKDGFEQHTIQLKDDYEKHVISTLVRRLSAITSEKAVLYIHGFNDYFFQKEMAHQFNDHHFNFYALDLRRYGRSYLPHQKFNDIRNIKDYFEEITKALQIIHEEGNKQVILFGHSTGGLIISVYAKDHSEAKLFDGVILNSPFFEFNKSWIVKKLIPLVASIGKHFPKVKISGGFTEEYGKYLNKAYQGEWNYDLKWKPNIAPKINLGWIRAIYQAQEELKRPFHIQQPVLVMHSEKSVTNMKDKEQLQTRDAILNVKDIKQISGNIKGDVEVTPIRGGLHDLILSQKEVRDHVYDVMFKWIDTHIK; encoded by the coding sequence ATGTTATCCGATATTCAATATAAAGAAGATATTTTAAAGGACGGTTTTGAGCAACATACGATACAATTAAAGGATGATTATGAAAAACATGTGATCAGTACGCTTGTCCGTCGTTTGTCAGCTATTACATCCGAAAAGGCTGTATTATATATCCATGGATTCAATGATTATTTTTTTCAAAAAGAAATGGCTCATCAATTCAATGATCATCATTTTAACTTTTATGCACTTGACCTGAGGAGGTATGGCCGCTCATATCTCCCCCATCAGAAATTTAATGATATCAGAAATATAAAAGACTACTTCGAGGAAATCACCAAAGCTTTGCAAATCATCCATGAAGAAGGAAACAAGCAGGTGATCTTATTCGGACATTCTACAGGTGGACTGATTATCTCGGTCTATGCAAAAGATCATTCCGAAGCGAAACTTTTTGATGGAGTGATCCTGAACAGTCCTTTTTTCGAATTCAATAAAAGTTGGATAGTCAAAAAACTGATCCCACTGGTTGCTTCTATTGGCAAGCATTTTCCCAAAGTAAAGATTTCAGGTGGATTTACCGAAGAATATGGAAAATACTTGAATAAAGCCTATCAGGGAGAATGGAATTATGATCTGAAATGGAAACCGAATATTGCTCCAAAGATCAACCTGGGATGGATCAGGGCTATTTATCAGGCGCAAGAGGAACTGAAAAGGCCGTTTCATATCCAACAACCGGTGTTGGTAATGCATTCTGAGAAATCAGTAACAAATATGAAGGATAAAGAACAACTACAAACAAGAGATGCCATACTTAATGTAAAAGATATAAAACAAATATCCGGTAACATAAAAGGAGATGTGGAAGTTACCCCCATCAGGGGTGGATTACATGACCTTATCCTGTCTCAAAAGGAAGTAAGGGATCATGTTTATGATGTAATGTTCAAATGGATAGACACACATATAAAATAA
- a CDS encoding serine hydrolase — MKKIICLLLFFLTANFAFAQSENYQKAIEAFEKNYNSGNFEVIFNSFSPEMQQSLPLQQTNEFLQNLKNQAGNIKNKEFVDFQQGTFAHYKTSFQNALFSVLISIDNQNKINGLFIKAYEKGTRQTINALTAFPKDISEIIYKQSEIFPNHTQISIAVLDHHDIKFYGIIKENDSLKHTNNKDKVFEIGSITKVLTSTVLASLVVEGKISLDENIHRFYSIPFKDNVQITFKSLANHTSGLPRLPSNLDLSDQSNPYKAYGAKELEEYLKNDILLENPINEKYSYSNLGVGLLGYTLGLSQNTTFQNLLQNRVLEKYGMPNTYFTSHHLNDRLVQGLNEEGKVVPNWDFDVLFGAGGILSTVNDLSKFALAAFDDANKELTLTKIPTFNVNENMKIGLGWHILKTGYSEEIYWHNGGTGGYSSSISLDIKNKKGIIILSNISAFNPNSGKIQELGFELLEMIEK, encoded by the coding sequence ATGAAAAAAATAATATGTTTATTATTATTCTTTTTAACGGCCAATTTTGCATTTGCCCAATCCGAAAATTACCAGAAAGCAATAGAAGCCTTTGAAAAAAATTATAATTCCGGAAATTTTGAAGTGATATTCAATTCCTTTTCACCGGAAATGCAACAATCGTTACCACTTCAACAAACAAACGAATTCTTACAGAATTTGAAAAACCAGGCAGGTAACATTAAAAACAAGGAATTTGTAGACTTTCAACAAGGCACATTTGCCCATTACAAAACCTCATTTCAAAATGCCCTGTTTTCAGTTCTTATTTCTATAGACAATCAAAATAAAATCAATGGTTTATTCATCAAAGCTTATGAAAAAGGAACAAGACAGACGATCAACGCTTTAACGGCTTTTCCAAAAGATATCTCTGAAATAATTTATAAACAAAGCGAAATTTTCCCCAATCATACACAAATATCTATTGCTGTCCTTGACCATCATGATATAAAATTCTATGGCATCATAAAAGAAAATGACAGCTTGAAGCATACCAACAACAAAGATAAAGTTTTTGAAATAGGCTCTATCACAAAGGTCTTGACATCAACAGTTCTGGCATCTCTGGTTGTTGAAGGAAAAATAAGTTTGGATGAAAACATTCATCGCTTTTATAGCATTCCATTTAAAGATAATGTGCAAATAACATTCAAAAGCCTGGCCAATCATACCTCCGGGCTTCCAAGATTACCTTCAAATTTAGATTTATCAGACCAATCCAATCCTTATAAAGCTTATGGTGCAAAAGAATTGGAAGAATATTTAAAAAATGATATCCTGTTAGAAAATCCAATTAATGAGAAGTATTCTTATTCAAACTTAGGAGTGGGTTTATTGGGTTATACTTTAGGCTTATCGCAAAATACAACTTTCCAAAATTTATTACAAAATAGGGTATTAGAAAAATATGGAATGCCTAATACTTATTTTACCAGCCATCACTTAAATGATCGGCTTGTACAAGGCCTGAATGAAGAAGGAAAGGTTGTTCCAAACTGGGACTTTGATGTATTATTCGGGGCAGGAGGCATCTTATCTACAGTAAATGATTTATCTAAATTTGCTCTTGCAGCATTTGACGATGCCAACAAAGAATTAACGCTGACAAAAATCCCCACCTTCAATGTTAACGAAAATATGAAAATCGGGTTAGGCTGGCATATCCTGAAAACCGGATATAGTGAAGAAATATACTGGCATAATGGAGGAACAGGGGGTTATTCATCATCAATATCCCTGGATATCAAGAATAAAAAAGGAATAATCATTCTCTCCAACATTTCAGCGTTCAATCCAAACTCGGGAAAGATCCAGGAACTCGGTTTTGAACTGTTGGAAATGATTGAAAAGTAG
- a CDS encoding linear amide C-N hydrolase, producing MIKPVNVFFITALIVLFIASHPDRLNACTRVVYQGPNDLIITARSMDWKEDCKSNIWIFPRGMERSGEVGKNPFRWVSKYGSVVTSAYEISSTDGMNEKGLVANLLWLAESEYPQWDNKKPGLSIAVWVQYMLDNFSTVAEAVVDMEKGKFDVVSDMMPDGSRMATLHLSISDATGDNAIFEYINGKLNIHHSRSYQVMTNSPVFEQQLALDNYWRNIGGVTFLPGTNRAADRFVRASFYINAIPKVEDTRTAIASVFSVIRNTSVPFGISTPNEPNISSTRWRTVSDQKNKVYYFESALYPNVFWVNLHDVDFSEKSSVRKLDLVSGKTYAGNTVDNFVKSKPFQFLGVE from the coding sequence ATGATTAAACCAGTGAATGTTTTTTTTATCACAGCACTTATTGTTCTGTTTATTGCATCTCATCCCGACAGGTTGAATGCTTGTACACGAGTTGTCTATCAGGGACCTAATGACTTGATTATTACAGCCCGTTCGATGGACTGGAAAGAAGACTGTAAGAGTAATATATGGATATTTCCACGTGGAATGGAAAGGAGTGGGGAAGTAGGCAAAAATCCGTTCCGTTGGGTTTCCAAATACGGTAGTGTTGTCACTTCTGCCTATGAAATAAGCAGTACAGATGGAATGAATGAGAAAGGATTAGTGGCTAATCTTCTTTGGTTAGCGGAATCAGAATATCCCCAATGGGATAATAAAAAGCCAGGTTTATCGATCGCAGTCTGGGTTCAATATATGTTGGATAACTTTTCCACTGTTGCTGAAGCAGTAGTTGATATGGAGAAGGGTAAATTTGATGTGGTATCTGATATGATGCCGGATGGTTCGCGTATGGCGACACTTCACCTCTCAATATCAGATGCTACAGGTGATAATGCCATTTTCGAATACATCAATGGAAAACTGAATATCCATCATAGCCGTTCTTATCAGGTAATGACCAATTCACCTGTATTTGAACAACAGTTGGCGCTTGATAATTACTGGCGTAATATTGGAGGGGTAACTTTTCTTCCGGGGACAAACCGTGCTGCTGACCGTTTTGTAAGGGCTTCATTCTATATAAATGCTATACCTAAAGTGGAAGACACCCGTACAGCCATCGCAAGTGTTTTCAGTGTGATACGCAATACATCAGTTCCGTTTGGGATCAGTACTCCCAATGAACCGAATATTTCTTCAACCCGTTGGAGGACTGTTTCCGATCAAAAAAATAAAGTTTACTACTTTGAATCAGCTCTTTATCCGAATGTATTTTGGGTAAACCTGCATGATGTCGATTTTTCTGAAAAATCATCTGTCAGGAAATTAGATCTTGTATCAGGTAAAACTTATGCAGGCAATACTGTAGATAATTTTGTCAAATCCAAGCCATTTCAATTTCTTGGTGTAGAATAA
- a CDS encoding sigma-70 family RNA polymerase sigma factor, with protein sequence MEKKGNIEPSETLMWDAFIRRNDKKAYEYIYNRYVQSLFIYGLRYTSNKEVIKDCIQDVFIKIHDNRHKLKITDHIRFYLFVSLKNSLLNHFRDEKVQLEIGNYESLIHESSTEEIYIEGEIIELRKAKADIILASLSDRQREAMYYKFIENKEHKEIAQIMDMNSQSVSNILQRSIQKIKKIYGKERSHGSSQKK encoded by the coding sequence ATGGAAAAAAAAGGGAATATTGAACCCTCTGAAACATTAATGTGGGATGCTTTTATCAGAAGGAATGATAAAAAAGCCTATGAATATATTTATAACAGATATGTTCAGTCTCTTTTTATTTACGGATTAAGATATACCTCCAATAAAGAGGTTATTAAGGATTGTATCCAGGATGTTTTCATAAAAATACACGACAACAGGCATAAGTTAAAAATCACTGATCATATCAGGTTTTATTTGTTTGTATCCTTAAAAAATTCTTTATTGAATCACTTCAGGGATGAGAAAGTACAACTCGAGATAGGCAATTACGAATCTCTGATACATGAGTCATCAACGGAAGAAATTTATATTGAAGGCGAGATCATTGAATTGCGAAAAGCAAAAGCAGATATCATATTAGCATCATTGTCTGACAGACAAAGGGAGGCCATGTATTATAAGTTCATAGAAAATAAAGAACATAAAGAAATTGCCCAAATCATGGATATGAATAGTCAGTCGGTATCAAATATTTTGCAGCGTTCCATTCAAAAAATTAAAAAAATATATGGTAAGGAGCGATCTCATGGTTCATCTCAAAAAAAATAA
- a CDS encoding Gfo/Idh/MocA family oxidoreductase gives MNREKAALSRRRFLGYSALGLAGLTILPTWVTAQGMKIAPSDRVVLGFIGLGQQGISDFNSFSKCPGVQVVAGCDVDTIKQERFKRRVEAWQKNQNIAPRCDKYEFYEDLLDRKDIDAVSIASPDHWHALMTIDACRAGKDVFVQKPLAFTVLEGLKMVKAVRENNRVLQVGSQQRSGKEFQQAISVVRSGGIGHIETIYAKVGDPPKTYNLPEQPIPGNLNWNQWLGPLNDSNIHYNSDLCPPVSLEPEQNEKLWGAWRWYRETGNGFTADWGAHMFDISQAAIGMDGSGPCEYIPKGYNGTKYLTMKYQNGIVMTEQDFRKEGGQGICFNGTKGWLRVARGYIECSNPKLLKKEEQKVEQGQYEVSSPHMQNFIDAVRSRKNPIAPVEVGCSTNTLCCIANIAVELQRPVKWDPATLSFGDDKEAANHRLYNYQYRNPYKL, from the coding sequence ATGAATAGGGAAAAAGCAGCATTGAGCAGGCGTCGTTTCTTGGGTTATTCAGCATTAGGACTGGCCGGTTTAACCATACTGCCGACTTGGGTTACAGCACAGGGAATGAAAATTGCACCCAGTGACAGAGTCGTACTTGGTTTTATAGGGCTCGGCCAACAGGGAATCTCTGACTTTAATAGTTTTTCAAAATGCCCCGGAGTACAGGTCGTTGCGGGTTGCGATGTTGATACCATCAAGCAGGAACGCTTCAAAAGAAGGGTCGAAGCATGGCAAAAAAATCAGAATATTGCACCAAGATGTGATAAATATGAATTTTATGAAGACCTTTTGGACAGGAAAGACATTGATGCTGTGTCTATAGCTTCTCCTGACCATTGGCATGCATTAATGACCATTGATGCATGCCGTGCTGGAAAAGACGTTTTCGTACAAAAACCTTTGGCCTTTACGGTTCTGGAAGGATTGAAAATGGTAAAAGCCGTCCGGGAAAACAACCGGGTATTACAGGTAGGCAGCCAACAACGATCCGGCAAGGAATTCCAGCAAGCTATCTCCGTGGTTCGTAGCGGAGGGATCGGACATATCGAAACCATCTATGCAAAGGTAGGAGATCCTCCCAAGACATATAATCTACCGGAACAACCAATACCGGGTAACCTGAATTGGAACCAATGGTTGGGGCCATTGAATGATTCAAACATTCATTATAACTCGGATTTATGTCCTCCGGTGTCTTTAGAGCCGGAACAAAATGAAAAATTATGGGGCGCCTGGCGTTGGTACAGGGAAACCGGTAACGGCTTTACAGCTGACTGGGGAGCCCATATGTTTGATATATCACAGGCTGCAATTGGTATGGATGGTTCAGGTCCGTGTGAATATATACCTAAAGGCTATAACGGGACGAAATATCTCACTATGAAATACCAGAATGGGATCGTGATGACTGAACAGGATTTCCGTAAGGAAGGTGGTCAGGGAATTTGTTTCAATGGCACCAAAGGCTGGTTAAGGGTAGCTCGCGGATATATCGAATGCTCTAATCCGAAATTATTGAAAAAAGAAGAACAGAAAGTCGAACAAGGACAATATGAAGTAAGTTCTCCGCATATGCAGAATTTTATAGACGCAGTTCGTTCCAGGAAAAACCCGATTGCTCCGGTAGAAGTAGGCTGCAGTACCAATACCCTGTGCTGCATCGCCAATATTGCTGTGGAATTGCAACGTCCGGTTAAGTGGGATCCGGCAACCCTCAGTTTCGGAGATGATAAGGAAGCGGCCAATCACAGGCTTTACAATTATCAATACCGGAATCCTTACAAATTATAA